A stretch of Deferribacter autotrophicus DNA encodes these proteins:
- a CDS encoding DEAD/DEAH box helicase family protein, translating to MKLEKHLVLNKYLLNLFGFNEFNELREKLKDTEEGYDSMGRSCFVDVLIGLKPEWEDLFLRYDEAIREYVERLRQNRKQPNFNLKYFQYLAVLFPEMFLDRYYNDRQRFLNELNEFLKEFNIENGIKITSFTEQDLKKLAFWMATGSGKTLIMHINYWQIMKYSKNNWDNIILITPNEGLSKQHYEELKSSGIPCKLYDGNIDNLKTRNGEVLIIDIHKLTEEKKGEGVSIDISYFDGKNLVFIDEGHKGQKSEERKWKRLREEIGKDGFLFEYSATFGQVIGKNKDLLEEYAKAIIFDYSYKYFYTDGYGKDFYVYNIQSQKKENKEYYSEEQQNLLLTAGLLSFYEQLTIFENNKEKLREYNIEKPLWIFVGSKVSGKGLDSDVVRVIQFLEKTTRDEKYLNDNVKKILKGESGLIDNEGNDIFNGKFEYIRKLPFEKITEGIYQKIFGGKGKIEIYEIKNAEGEIGLKTSTAEKYFSVINVGDVGSLLFYFKPEKVREKIEKLKKDKKKNEEKKNKEINELNEILNYIEKHDNLIPKEDHFSQSLFFGINESDSHINILIGSKKFIEGWNSWRVSNMGLINMGKSEGSQIIQLFGRGVRLKGKEYSLKRAENPDYKLKALQTLFIFGLNADYINAFLATLEKEEVDYEEITIPIKFNMSERWEGKIYTIKTKDDFNFLNHPLKLTIDENILRDININLRPKITITRGLSVGTADSVIDDSLTIPQEYFEIVDWDSFYSEIINYKITKGMFNLIIDREIIKQIVKSGKYKIFLHEAAGISVENNNGKPVLKIRSFEGIKKFHEIILMALKDYIFKFYRKEEKRKTMDYLEVEPLTINEHSFMYPENKEVILKIPKKLASDIEEVIKQLEEYDSNNDELPEIWKKWDSFIVHLNNHLYTPLIIWKKNKEETKSIPVKLNKGETKFVTELRVFLNRNKELLKEYDIFLLRNLSRKGIGFFFSSGFYPDFIIWVKNESKQNVIFIDPKGLQTSGVRNFYHDKIQFCVSYIKKIESKVNKALKNKNEKINLQLDAFILSVSSYDDVKTTFGDGKNSKDEFEAHNIIFEEDTKYIRKIFEKVGVIANN from the coding sequence ATGAAGTTAGAAAAGCATCTGGTTTTAAACAAATATTTACTCAATCTTTTCGGTTTTAATGAATTTAATGAATTAAGAGAGAAGCTAAAAGATACAGAAGAAGGTTATGATTCCATGGGAAGGAGTTGCTTTGTTGATGTTTTAATTGGACTAAAACCAGAATGGGAAGATTTGTTTTTAAGATATGATGAAGCAATAAGAGAGTATGTAGAAAGATTAAGACAGAACAGAAAACAGCCGAACTTCAATCTTAAATACTTCCAGTATTTAGCGGTTTTATTCCCAGAAATGTTTTTAGATAGATATTACAACGATAGACAGAGGTTTTTAAATGAATTAAACGAATTTTTAAAAGAGTTTAACATAGAAAACGGAATAAAAATAACTTCTTTCACAGAACAAGACCTTAAAAAACTCGCCTTCTGGATGGCAACTGGAAGCGGAAAAACTCTTATAATGCATATAAATTACTGGCAGATTATGAAGTATTCTAAAAATAACTGGGACAACATAATTCTGATTACTCCAAACGAAGGATTATCAAAACAGCATTATGAAGAATTAAAGTCAAGTGGTATTCCATGCAAATTATATGATGGAAACATTGATAATTTAAAAACAAGAAATGGAGAAGTTTTAATTATTGATATCCACAAACTTACAGAGGAAAAGAAAGGAGAAGGGGTAAGCATAGATATTTCCTATTTTGATGGGAAAAATTTGGTTTTCATAGATGAAGGACATAAAGGACAAAAATCAGAAGAACGGAAATGGAAAAGGTTAAGAGAGGAAATAGGTAAAGACGGATTTTTATTTGAATACTCGGCAACCTTTGGACAGGTTATAGGAAAGAATAAGGATTTGCTTGAAGAATATGCCAAAGCAATAATCTTCGATTACTCCTATAAGTACTTCTATACAGATGGATACGGCAAGGATTTTTATGTTTATAACATACAATCACAAAAAAAAGAAAATAAAGAATACTATTCAGAAGAACAGCAAAATTTACTGCTTACAGCGGGATTACTATCTTTTTATGAGCAATTAACTATTTTTGAAAATAATAAAGAAAAATTAAGAGAATACAATATTGAAAAACCTTTATGGATTTTTGTTGGGAGTAAAGTTTCAGGGAAAGGTTTAGATTCTGATGTAGTAAGAGTAATTCAATTTTTAGAAAAAACAACAAGAGATGAAAAATATCTAAACGATAATGTTAAAAAGATATTAAAAGGAGAATCGGGACTTATTGACAATGAAGGAAATGATATTTTTAATGGAAAATTTGAATATATAAGAAAACTTCCATTTGAAAAAATTACAGAAGGTATCTATCAGAAAATATTTGGTGGAAAAGGAAAAATTGAAATTTACGAGATAAAAAATGCTGAAGGTGAAATAGGGCTTAAAACTTCTACAGCAGAAAAATATTTTAGTGTTATTAATGTGGGTGATGTGGGCAGTCTTTTGTTTTATTTTAAACCGGAAAAAGTAAGAGAAAAAATAGAGAAGTTAAAGAAAGACAAGAAAAAGAACGAAGAAAAGAAGAACAAAGAAATTAATGAATTAAATGAAATTTTAAATTATATTGAAAAGCATGATAATTTAATTCCTAAAGAAGATCATTTTAGTCAATCGTTATTTTTTGGAATAAATGAAAGTGATTCTCACATAAACATTCTAATTGGCTCTAAAAAGTTTATTGAAGGATGGAACTCTTGGCGTGTATCAAATATGGGATTGATTAACATGGGAAAAAGCGAAGGATCACAAATTATCCAACTCTTTGGAAGAGGAGTAAGGCTAAAAGGTAAAGAGTATTCTTTAAAGAGGGCGGAAAATCCTGACTATAAATTAAAAGCACTGCAAACACTTTTCATTTTTGGTTTAAATGCAGATTATATAAATGCATTCCTCGCAACGCTAGAGAAAGAAGAAGTAGATTATGAGGAAATAACCATTCCGATCAAATTTAACATGTCTGAAAGATGGGAAGGAAAGATTTATACGATAAAAACAAAAGATGACTTTAATTTTCTCAATCATCCTTTGAAACTTACTATAGATGAAAATATCTTGAGAGATATTAATATTAACCTTAGACCAAAAATTACCATAACACGTGGTTTGAGTGTTGGTACTGCTGATTCGGTAATAGATGATTCACTAACAATACCACAAGAGTATTTTGAGATTGTTGACTGGGATTCTTTTTATTCTGAAATTATAAATTATAAAATTACAAAAGGAATGTTTAATTTGATTATTGATCGAGAGATTATAAAGCAAATAGTAAAATCAGGAAAATATAAAATATTTTTACATGAAGCAGCGGGAATAAGTGTTGAGAATAATAATGGAAAACCTGTTTTGAAAATTCGCTCATTTGAAGGTATAAAAAAATTCCACGAAATTATTTTAATGGCTTTGAAAGATTACATTTTCAAATTTTATAGGAAAGAAGAGAAAAGAAAAACTATGGACTATTTGGAAGTTGAACCATTAACAATAAATGAGCATTCTTTCATGTATCCTGAAAATAAAGAGGTCATACTCAAAATTCCGAAAAAATTAGCAAGCGATATTGAAGAGGTTATAAAACAACTTGAAGAATACGATTCAAATAATGATGAGTTGCCAGAGATATGGAAAAAGTGGGATTCTTTTATTGTTCATCTTAATAACCATTTATACACTCCGCTAATAATATGGAAGAAAAATAAGGAAGAAACAAAATCAATTCCTGTTAAGTTGAATAAAGGAGAAACAAAGTTTGTAACGGAATTAAGAGTGTTTTTAAACAGAAATAAAGAATTACTTAAAGAATATGATATATTTTTGCTTAGAAATCTCTCCAGAAAAGGGATAGGATTTTTCTTTAGCTCTGGCTTCTATCCCGATTTTATTATTTGGGTTAAAAATGAGAGCAAGCAGAATGTTATTTTCATTGATCCAAAAGGTTTGCAGACCAGTGGTGTTAGAAATTTCTATCATGATAAAATTCAGTTCTGTGTTTCTTACATTAAAAAAATAGAAAGTAAAGTAAACAAGGCATTGAAGAATAAAAATGAAAAAATTAACTTACAGTTGGATGCTTTTATCCTTTCTGTATCCTCTTATGATGATGTTAAAACAACCTTTGGCGATGGTAAGAATTCCAAAGACGAATTTGAAGCACATAACATTATATTTGAAGAAGACACCAAGTATATTAGAAAAATCTTTGAAAAAGTAGGAGTGATCGCAAATAACTAA
- a CDS encoding site-specific DNA-methyltransferase, whose translation MKSNSDELKEKLKEKLREIFQFENKNLDFGIYRIMNYKREEIEGFIKDDLIKEIKEQLALLNEVERRKIEENLKEILSKSGVKKYLEALQKGDEERTKIYREDFAKDIEEYERLEKQLEEIRISEDLEKAIYNHLINFFSRYYDDGDFISKRRYGKNEKYCIPYNGEEVFLYWVNKDQYYIKTTEYFKKYTFYLDSLIGKLKVNFRVVEAEEEKGNVKAQEKKFFVLNDKIFDYDGKKKELNIYFEYRGLTEEEEKKYKHGNTVSQDKANEETIRILQEKIPENSLASLIFEKEREKTIIEKQLYRYTRRNTTDYFIHKDLKGFLERELDFYIKNEFLNLEDLRVLEESGYFDKLRLYLIGVRAFRNIALKIIEFLAQIENFQKKIWEKKKFVIDTHYVITLDKIKEYAGEEFLENILDEILCNEKQLEEWKELFEIEVKDKKDLIVNNTLQGKEWKKLPIDTKYFDEEFKWKLLVALSEKNDLDEILDGVLIKSENFQALNLLLNKYYKKVQTIYIDPPYNTGNDDFLYKDKYKHSSWITLMSNRLDLSKYFIKEEGSIFTSIDDTEDAYLKLLFNSIFGERNFLNSIAYERSSVSGLGQGSTFLVNTHETILSYSKNKIKLKTYDLNGEYPFRYEDMKRYNKILVDEGMKNELMRFQAPSTGEDVIIYEHKNPTIETISLASYEKRMKEIESIYIDNFNRIFRLTIVQKENRFQRKLMEICKKGFFSVEYLVSRGKNKGKRVKIFLYNGQVLAWLKDTAKIENNKIIKTNKLSDFWPHSFIPKADLSNEGKVTLNRGKKPEALLKLIILASSNESNIVLDFFLGSATTTAVAHKLKRKWIGIEIEKYFENLALKRMKYVLNGEQTGISKEVNWRGGGFFKYHTLEQYEDALENIEFEETNKLMFELPDYFVKYMLEWETKNSNTFLNLEKLKNPFNYRLKIMEDYQQKEVKTDVIETFNYLLGLHVSKYRILEDNDRKYVFVFGEKEGKRIAIVWRSIEDIDFEKDKEVIEENIKDFEPDETYINGEALVKNFRHIEPLFKSSMFEKVE comes from the coding sequence ATGAAAAGTAATAGCGATGAATTGAAGGAAAAACTCAAAGAAAAACTCAGAGAAATTTTTCAATTTGAAAACAAAAACTTAGATTTTGGTATCTATCGAATAATGAATTACAAGCGTGAAGAAATTGAGGGATTTATTAAGGATGATTTAATAAAGGAAATTAAAGAGCAGTTGGCTTTACTAAATGAAGTGGAAAGAAGGAAAATTGAGGAAAATCTGAAAGAAATTTTATCAAAAAGCGGTGTTAAAAAATACCTTGAAGCATTACAAAAAGGTGATGAAGAAAGAACAAAGATTTATAGAGAAGACTTTGCTAAGGACATAGAGGAATATGAAAGATTGGAGAAGCAATTAGAAGAAATCAGAATTTCAGAAGATTTAGAAAAAGCCATTTATAATCATTTGATCAACTTCTTTTCTCGTTATTATGACGATGGGGATTTTATAAGCAAAAGAAGGTATGGGAAGAATGAAAAATATTGTATTCCATATAATGGTGAAGAAGTTTTTCTTTACTGGGTTAATAAAGATCAGTATTACATAAAAACTACTGAATATTTTAAAAAATATACTTTTTATTTAGACAGTCTTATTGGTAAATTAAAAGTTAACTTCAGGGTTGTAGAAGCAGAAGAGGAAAAAGGTAATGTTAAAGCACAAGAGAAAAAGTTTTTCGTTTTGAATGATAAAATTTTTGATTATGACGGGAAAAAGAAAGAGTTGAATATTTATTTTGAATATAGGGGTTTAACAGAAGAGGAAGAAAAGAAATACAAGCATGGAAACACAGTATCGCAGGACAAAGCCAACGAGGAAACGATAAGAATTTTACAGGAAAAAATTCCTGAAAATAGCTTGGCAAGTTTAATATTTGAAAAAGAAAGAGAAAAAACCATAATTGAAAAACAGCTTTACAGATACACAAGAAGAAATACCACCGACTATTTCATTCATAAGGATTTGAAAGGATTTTTGGAAAGGGAGTTAGATTTCTACATAAAGAACGAATTTTTGAATTTGGAAGATCTGAGAGTTTTGGAAGAAAGTGGGTATTTTGATAAGTTAAGACTTTATCTTATCGGAGTTAGAGCATTTAGGAATATTGCTTTAAAAATAATTGAGTTTTTAGCACAGATTGAAAATTTCCAGAAGAAAATTTGGGAGAAAAAGAAGTTTGTTATTGATACGCATTATGTAATTACTCTGGACAAAATAAAAGAGTATGCAGGAGAAGAGTTTTTAGAAAATATTCTGGACGAAATTTTGTGTAATGAGAAGCAATTGGAAGAATGGAAAGAGTTGTTTGAAATTGAGGTTAAAGATAAGAAAGATTTAATTGTTAATAATACTTTACAAGGAAAAGAATGGAAGAAATTGCCAATAGATACAAAATATTTTGATGAAGAATTTAAGTGGAAGTTATTAGTTGCTTTGAGTGAAAAGAATGATTTAGATGAGATTTTAGATGGGGTTTTGATTAAGTCTGAGAATTTTCAGGCTTTGAATTTACTTTTGAATAAGTATTATAAGAAAGTGCAGACTATATATATTGACCCGCCGTATAATACTGGAAATGATGATTTTTTATATAAAGATAAATATAAACATTCTTCGTGGATCACATTAATGTCCAACAGATTGGACTTATCAAAATATTTTATAAAAGAAGAAGGAAGTATTTTTACAAGCATTGATGATACTGAAGATGCTTACTTAAAACTTCTTTTTAATTCAATTTTTGGTGAGAGAAATTTTTTAAATTCCATTGCATATGAACGTTCAAGTGTTTCGGGATTAGGTCAAGGAAGCACATTTCTAGTTAATACTCACGAAACGATCTTAAGCTATTCAAAAAATAAAATTAAATTAAAAACTTATGATCTAAACGGTGAATATCCTTTCAGATATGAAGATATGAAAAGATATAATAAAATATTAGTAGATGAAGGGATGAAAAATGAATTAATGAGGTTTCAAGCCCCATCTACAGGTGAGGATGTTATTATATATGAACATAAAAATCCTACAATAGAAACAATATCATTAGCTTCTTATGAAAAGAGAATGAAAGAAATAGAAAGTATTTACATCGATAATTTTAATAGAATTTTCAGGTTAACTATAGTTCAAAAAGAAAATAGATTCCAAAGAAAATTAATGGAAATTTGCAAAAAGGGTTTTTTTTCTGTCGAATATCTAGTATCTAGAGGAAAGAATAAAGGAAAAAGAGTTAAAATATTTCTTTATAATGGTCAAGTTTTAGCATGGTTAAAAGATACCGCAAAAATAGAAAATAATAAAATTATTAAAACAAACAAATTATCTGATTTTTGGCCTCATTCGTTTATTCCCAAAGCAGACTTATCTAATGAAGGAAAAGTTACGTTGAATAGGGGTAAAAAACCAGAGGCTTTATTAAAACTTATAATATTAGCTTCATCTAATGAAAGTAATATAGTATTAGATTTTTTCTTAGGAAGTGCAACAACAACAGCAGTAGCTCACAAATTGAAAAGAAAATGGATAGGAATAGAAATAGAGAAATATTTTGAGAATTTGGCGTTAAAAAGAATGAAATATGTTTTAAATGGTGAACAAACAGGTATCTCAAAAGAAGTAAACTGGCGAGGTGGTGGTTTTTTCAAATACCACACTTTAGAGCAATACGAAGATGCTTTAGAAAACATTGAGTTTGAAGAAACAAATAAATTAATGTTTGAACTTCCTGATTATTTTGTTAAATACATGCTTGAATGGGAGACAAAAAACAGCAATACTTTTTTAAATCTTGAAAAATTGAAAAATCCTTTTAATTATAGATTAAAAATAATGGAAGATTATCAGCAAAAAGAAGTTAAAACTGATGTAATAGAAACCTTCAATTATTTACTTGGCTTACATGTTAGCAAATACAGAATTTTAGAAGATAATGATAGAAAATACGTTTTTGTCTTTGGTGAAAAAGAAGGTAAGAGAATTGCTATTGTTTGGAGAAGTATAGAGGATATTGATTTTGAAAAGGATAAGGAAGTTATTGAAGAAAACATAAAAGACTTTGAACCAGACGAGACTTATATAAATGGAGAGGCATTGGTTAAAAACTTTAGGCATATAGAGCCTTTATTTAAATCTTCAATGTTTGAGAAGGTGGAGTAA
- a CDS encoding tyrosine-type recombinase/integrase, with protein MRGKVFKLKCQNFYVKMKTIGNKTDVSEDRLHLHVLRHTKAIELINVGIPLNHIQYYLGHAIVLNTSICLSVTGKELEQVIEEKGLI; from the coding sequence ATGAGAGGTAAAGTGTTTAAATTGAAATGTCAAAATTTCTACGTTAAAATGAAAACAATTGGTAATAAAACTGATGTAAGTGAGGATCGATTGCATCTGCATGTACTTAGACATACAAAAGCTATTGAACTCATAAATGTTGGGATACCGTTAAACCATATTCAGTATTATTTAGGGCATGCGATTGTTTTAAACACTTCAATATGTCTATCAGTTACAGGTAAAGAGTTAGAACAGGTTATAGAAGAAAAGGGTTTAATATAA